A DNA window from Trypanosoma brucei brucei TREU927 chromosome 11 chr11_scaffold01 genomic scaffold, whole genome shotgun sequence contains the following coding sequences:
- a CDS encoding 40S ribosomal protein S12, whose amino-acid sequence MAEETSLVADKVPEPAVIDAVADAMPDSLEDALRIVLMKARETNGLICGLSEVTRALDRRTAHLCVLADDCEDEEYKKLVTALAKQNNIDLVSMDEREKLAQWAGLTRMAADGSVRKTLKCSCLAVRDFGERTKALDYLLSQLQ is encoded by the coding sequence ATGGCAGAGGAGACATCGTTGGTTGCAGATAAGGTTCCAGAGCCAGCGGTGATTGATGCCGTCGCAGATGCAATGCCGGACAGCCTCGAAGACGCTCTCCGGATTGTGTTGATGAAAGCTCGTGAGACGAATGGCCTCATTTGCGGCCTTTCAGAGGTGACACGGGCCTTGGACCGCCGCACGGCTCACCTTTGTGTACTTGCTGATGATTGCGAGGATGAGGAATACAAAAAGCTTGTTACTGCTCTcgccaaacaaaacaacattgACCTCGTAAGCATGGACGAGCGCGAGAAACTCGCTCAATGGGCAGGACTCACCAGAATGGCCGCCGACGGTTCGGTACGGAAGACGTTGAAGTGTTCCTGCCTTGCTGTAAGGGATTTTGGCGAGCGCACAAAGGCTCTTGACTACCTTCTGTCGCAACTGCAGTAA
- a CDS encoding 60S ribosomal protein L18, putative (identical to 60S ribosomal protein L18 (Swiss- Prot:P50885) (Trypanosoma brucei brucei); similar to 60S ribosomal protein L18 (Swiss-Prot: P42791) (Arabidopsis thaliana)): MGVDLTGVQKKKRVVRHHTYSTNPYIKLLIKLYKFLGKRTNSPFNKLIHKRLLKSRNNRAPISLSRIAVCMRRRTVWLKKGKKSPIAVIVGDVLDDVRMTRIPALRICALRFSKSARERITGAGGECLTFDQLAMMAPTGKNTMLLRGRKSGRESVKHFGAAGVPGSHAKPHVSSRGKERQRSSKRRHAFRHK, from the coding sequence ATGGGCGTAGACCTCACCGGAGTGCAGAAGAAGAAGCGGGTGGTGCGCCACCACACCTACTCGACGAACCCGTACATAAAGCTCCTCATCAAGCTGTACAAGTTCCTTGGGAAGCGTACCAATTCCCCATTCAATAAACTTATCCACAAGCGTCTGCTGAAGAGCCGTAACAACCGTGCGCCCATTTCACTCAGCCGCATTGCTGTCTGCATGAGGCGCCGCACCGTGTGGCttaagaaggggaagaagtcaCCAATTGCCGTCATTGTTGGTGACGTGCTCGATGATGTTCGCATGACCCGCATTCCAGCCCTCCGTATCTGCGCCCTCCGCTTCTCGAAGAGCGCCCGCGAGCGCATTACTGGTGCTGGTGGCGAGTGCTTAACCTTCGATCAGCTTGCGATGATGGCACCGACGGGGAAAAACACGATGTTGCTCCGTGGCCGTAAGTCTGGACGCGAATCAGTGAAACACTTTGGTGCTGCAGGTGTTCCTGGAAGCCACGCGAAACCGCATGTGTCGTCacgtggaaaggaaaggcagCGCTCGAGCAAACGGCGTCACGCCTTCCGTCACAAGTAG